One region of Armigeres subalbatus isolate Guangzhou_Male chromosome 3, GZ_Asu_2, whole genome shotgun sequence genomic DNA includes:
- the LOC134222402 gene encoding uncharacterized protein LOC134222402, with protein sequence MYPDHLFERRFRMPKEMFLRVLDDLTTRNAYFRLKCNAAGKPGLSGMQKCAAAVRQLAYGTASDATDDYIQIGESTANQALKEFCRTVVEVYGEHYLRAPDQQDKAKLAQENAERGFPGMLGSIDCMHWEWKNCPVALKGQYQGKDGKPTVVLEAVSSYSSAGSCNDINIIDNSPLLDKIINGNMLDTQQTSEANRALIQPKISFFS encoded by the exons ATGTATCCAGATCATTTGTTCGAGCGAAGATTCCGAATGCCGAAGGAGATGTTTTTGCGAGTGCTCGACGATTTAACCACTCGTAATGCCTATTTTAGGCTGAAATGTAACGCTGCCGGAAAGCCAGGATTGAGCGGTATGCAGAAATGTGCAGCAGCAGTACGCCAGCTTGCATATGGAACTGCTTCGGACGCCACTGACGATTATATTCAGATCGGGGAATCAACCGCAAATCAAGCTCTAAAGGAATTCTGCCGCACTGTTGTAGAAGTATATGGGGAACACTACCTGCGTGCACCGGACCAGCAAGATAAGGCAAAGCTGGCACAAGAAAACGCAGAACGAGGCTTCCCAGGAATGCTAGGCAGCATAGATTGCATGCATTGGGAGTGGAAGAATTGCCCAGTAGCGCTTAAGG GCCAGTATCAAGGCAAAGATGGAAAGCCGACGGTTGTACTCGAAGCTGTCTCTAGCTACAGTTCTGCAGGAAGCTGCAATGATATTAATATCATCGACAACTCGCCGCTGTtggataaaataataaat GGAAACATGCTGGATACCCAACAAACATCGGAAGCTAATAGAGcacttattcaaccaaaaatttcCTTCTTCAGCTAG
- the LOC134228070 gene encoding uncharacterized protein LOC134228070: MNDGSKQANTRVLDEGQSSSALEITTPSARPIGQKTAKCKVRQDEVERSKIIVLEKMAATTQERNDIMRHANRIKIVTTSLDGLDEVSKQILRLEKQKILDEMLYGSNLGNPGTSDIGLITDDPQGINQDLQEIKFASDINSGASSSQKTEISRAVLEDCSFEGGYVTFDPNSLIVSDYESD, from the exons ATGAATGATGGCTCAAAACAAGCGAATACCCGTGTCCTGGACGAAGGACAAAGTTCATCAG CGCTTGAAATCACCACCCCATCGGCAAGGCCAATTGGACAGAAGACTGCAAAGTGTAAAGTAAGACAAGATGAGGTCGAACGAAGCAAGATTATTGTTCTGGAGAAAATGGCCGCTACTACGCAAGAGAGAAATGATATTATGCGTCATGCTAATCGCATCAAGATTGTTACAACAAGTCTCGATGGTTTGGACGAAGTGTCCAAACAAATTCTAAGGTTGGAGAAGCAAAAAATCCTGGACGAAATGCTATATGGATCGAATCTGGGTAATCCTGGAACATCGGACATAGGGTTGATCACTGACGATCCACAGGGAATCAATCAAGATTTGCAAGAGATAAAATTTGCAAGTGATATTAATTCCGGAGCATCCAGCAGTCAGAAGACAGAAATAAGTAGAGCTGTTTTGGAGGATTGCTCATTTGAAGGGGGTTACGTCACATTCGACCCGAACTCGCTGATAGTATCTGACTACGAAAGCGACTGA